GGCACTGTTCCAGATGCAACCACTGTGACCGGCGTTAGCTGTTCTGTGCCTGTCAGAAAATTGGTATGGGTACAGTTTTGCCAGCACTGTGTCCAGTCAGCCTTACATAACACCCAGTGACAACCATGTGCTTCTCTGAGATAAATACGCACAGTCTTACGCTGATGAGGTGAGGCTTGCCTTGAACTGTGCTCTGATTAAGAGTGAAAATCATCCCCTGCATGTGACTGCTCTGTCCTTGCACATACATTATCTCAGTCCTGCGCACAAGCCATCACCAGATGTGCTATCAGGCCTAACACATTGATTTGCGAGgctattttgagttttttttcttttttaaaggagagcagagGGTCTTCCCTCCTTGTGCATTTTTTGTTCAGACAGGGCTACacatagagatgggatcacagtacagcaATTGTGAAGGTGGGGAATCTAATCCCCGTCCACATGGAGGAATTAGCATAAGGGTTAAGTGTTGTCCTGGCTATGGACTGCAccatgtgaaatgtaaaataaaaaacaatggacAGAGACAGAATTCGCAGCATAGACCTGAGTAATTCCTTGAAATTATTTGACTGCGCAATTTTTGtaaaaagacattacattaaattatttttataattttagcCATGACTTACAGAAGCTAAGCTTTGCAGGAAGTCAGGAGGTACTTTTTCAAATCTAACACCCTTCTAACTCTTGTGCAGGCCAGTCCGTACTGTACTGCAGAGCCTGCTGCATTCCTGAATGGGAAAATGATAACTGCATTGGGTCTataatttcacaatttcatttcattcataatttaattcatttaccTTGATTTGTGAGTTCAGTTCTATAATTAAGGGCTTGGATGAAACTGAACccgttgtgtgtatgtgtgtagaaaTGCTGTgtaggagcagtgtgtgtgtgtgtgtgtgtgtgtgtgtttgtgtggaaacCCTGTGTaggcgcagtgtgtgtgtggaaatgctgtgtaggtgcagtgtgtgtagaaACGCTGTgtaggtgcagtgtgtgtagaaACGCTGTgtaggtgcagtgtgtgtgtgtagaaatgCTGTgtaggagcagtgtgtgtgtagaaacGCTGTGTAGGCGCAGTTTGTGTAGAAACGCTGTGTAGGCGCAGTGTGTGTAGAAACGCTGTGTAGGCGCAGTGTGTGTAGAAACGCTGtgtaagagcagtgtgtgtgtgtgtagaaacgCTGTgtaggagcagtgtgtgtgtgtgtagaaacgCTGTgtaggtgcagtgtgtgtgtgtagaaacgCTGTGtaggagcagtgtgtgtagaAACGCAGTgtaggagcagtgtgtgtgcaggcagtgtAACGGCAGGTGTGTTTTcgtggctgtgctgcaggtgtgggaCTCAGAGCTGGAGAGGAGTGCGGAGGCCTGGGCCCACGAGTGTCGGTGGGAACACGGGCCGGCCAGCCTACTGTCACAGATAGGACAGAACCTGGGCGCTCACTGGGGCAggtattcttcttcttcttcttcttcttcttcttctcctcctcctgctcttctttATTCTTCACcgtctctttctcctcctccttcttcttcttctacttctttttCTACTTAGAGTCTTCTTATTACTGTTTTTCTTCATATCAttattactgtattactgtTGTTGGTGTTGCCATTATTACGATAAATGGACTTATGTCTATCATGATTGTATTGTTACTGttgttttaattgatttattatgATGAAGATAAATCCCATAGATAAATACAGTTTTGTACCAGAGAAACCAGAGGTATTACAATTATGGAAGTGTCTTGAACTGTCAATGAGCGGTGTGCTGACCCCCGACCTTCTCCCTGATTGTACACTGAACACCCGTTGCGAACGTTTCTTGTTTCAGAGACCGCCCGCCCACGTTCCACGTTCAGGCCTGGTACGACGAAGTCAGAGACTTCTCCTTCCCCTATCCGCAAGAGTGCGACCCTTACTGCCCCTACCGCTGCCATGGGCCAGTGTGCACTCACTACACTCAGGTAAACACGTTCTTCTCCGACTTCACAATTTACTCCTGAAtccacctgaacacaccataTTTCAAAGCAAGTGACTCATGTAGCTCCTAAAGtttcatgtacaaaaaaaaaaaggaaaaaagctgcacaatgttttcaaaagatTTATTGCATGGAAACACCTGAGAAATGTATGACATAGGCTTTATTTTCTAACTTTATTGATATGGTGTTTATTGCATTctatttgcatatgtgtgtgacaATAAAGAgggaagacagaaagagattTTATGTGTGGGAGTACATTTCTTCCATCTGCTTGCAAAATGTGGTTGGTTGAACGAGCAGTAAgctattgcttgttttttgttaagTAAATGGCTGGGGGGGAATTAGCTGAAGCAAAGCACCTGTGCTCCTTTAATGGCACCCCAAAGTAAGTGAACGTCATGTTTGTGCAGTTGGTCTGGGCCACTAGCAACCGCATTGGCTGCGCCATCAATGTCTGCTACAACATGAATGTCTGGGGGATGATTTGGGCCAAAGCCGTCTACCTGGTGTGCAACTACTCCCCTCCGTAAGGAACCCTTTCATTTAATCTCTCTTATTAAAATCACAGCTGGCCTACCTTTCAGACGTAGCCCTGATTCTATCAACACTGAAAGTAAATGCAGGTGTTTGCACATTTTTCCTCACCTGCACTAGTTTAGCCATCATTGAAATTAATTCTAGCAGGAAAACACTATAACTCTTGCATATAATTGTGAGTCAAATTTAAGGGTGAATTTAGTTTTAAATCTGTAATGTGTGCAATCTTTTCCCAAACCTCTTATAAATACTGGAAATCATGAAGTGGCAGTTCACAGTACTCAACCAGGACTGGAATTCAGTATAACAACATAACATGTTGTGGCCTGGATGTAAATGAagcacttcattttatttcatgaattGCACAGCTTGCTTGTTTTACAGAATGTTGCAGTAGTAATATACGTAAGTTAAAACTGTTGATGTTTGTTATTCAAAGCTGTCACCCAGCGCCTAAATTTCAGCTTTGACTCTGACCccactttctttgtttttttttggattttgggaATGTACAGGGGCAACTGGTGGGGCCACGCCCCCTACAAGCATGGCAGCCCCTGCTCTGCCTGCCCCCCCAGTTATGGAGGGCGCTGCAGGGAGAATCTCTGCTACAGAGGTAggtttttgtgcaaaaaaacaataatcctCCATTGATCATGTGACCCGCAAACTCTGTGGCTATCTACAGTAAGACAGCAGCGACCCCATTTTCAGTAGCCACACCTGAGAAGGAAACAAGCAGTGAAGTGCAGCAAAGCTTTCAGATGCGCATGGAAATGCAAAGAACTAAATCAACATTGTTCACATTCAATTTACTCTGATATAGTACATGTGTTCCCTATTAGTCTCATATAAACTAAGCACCGAGGGCCAGATTTTCTAAAAGATTGCAAATGCTTTCTCCAGTGCAAAAGCAGCTGCTGCAAGCCCACAATATCTATGTCATATTTACTAAACTGTCGCAATGGGTTGAAATTGCTATTACGATGTATTTTACGGGGGTAACATCACTCTGTGACTTGTTTTGAGGCATAGTTATTGCATACGTATACCTGGGGTGAACATGCTAAAATGGGGGAGATTATGTAAATTAGGCGATCTAATTTCCTGACGCATGCAGTAATTGCAACTCCTTTCAATTCGTGAGAATTTTTAGAACATTGTAtctttataattttttgtcatATGACCATTACATAAGTAGTAGCAGTAAGTAACAAAACATATTCCTCCCGGGTTAAATCACATCTGCGGGGGTGGTCGTCTTTCGTCACGCAAACCTTTCTTATGTGTTTACAGACGATGGGATGGGGAGGCACTACCACCCCCCCGAAACAGAAGAAACCAACTACATCGAGCCTGAAGTGCCCAGGACCCCAGAGCCTCGACTGGGGGCACATTCCCCGACCGCGCCTCCGAAGGACCGTGCTGAGAGGAAGGAGGTGGTCAGCACCAGGCAGATGTGTGAGAATCAATTTTACCTTTGTGACATCAATCACCGAATTTCATTTTATGGTACAGACTGCGTCAGGATCAGACATTTACAGGGTTCAGGGTGTTTTACATCGAGTTGTGGTGCATTACATTGCAGTCATTAAGACCTGAGTTGTACCAAAGACAAATAAACTGCTTCATCTCCTGTGGAGAGAAGCAAACTTACTCAAAGCtgcatacaaaataaatgtactcACTGATTGGAATAATCTATTAATGGATTCAGGCATTCACTCAATTAATTTGAATGGATTTATATAACGCCTTTCATTGCATGAGCTCATAGTCTTTTACAACAAAGAGGGAGAACTCACCTCAACCTTCACCCACCAATCAATCAgtctgtcaatcaatcagtcaatctaCCAAGCTACCATCGattatttatccatccatccatccagccaTCCtgaatgcatacatgtatgGACAGATAGAGAGGCATTTAAAATTCTGCTGGAGGCTGTGTAGGCTCTGTCTTTGAGGAGAgggatttgtttgtttaaagtCGTGTCAGGGGGTTCTGCTGGGGGGACGGGTTCCACCGGTGCAGTTTCTGTTTCTCCTAATGACACGCGGGTCCTGCTGGCTGGCCGGGAGGTTTTTCTGCTCTCTGTTTTCACAGAGCTGCTCTCGGCCCGTGTTTACTCAGGGTGCGCTGGGACCTTGGCTGCTTTTAAACGGCTTCCTgcgatgagggagggaggggggcaggggggcggcggggagaggggggcaggcaggggcaGCGCCGAACGCAGGCATGGCCAGGCCGTGACTACGCCGGGGGTGGGATCCCTCTGTTTGTTCTGGAAGCGCCGCCAGAGGATCCTACCCGCTGTTAAACTTCACAGAGTGGCATTCTTTACCGTTATCAATCAACAGCAACTCCAGAGCCGCGGTTCTGGGCTTCTTAAACAGCCTTTTGTTCTCTCTCAGCTCAACAGGTGACCTGCGAGGCGAAACTGCGCGATAAATGCAAAGGAACGACGTGTAACAGGTACGGTTGAGCCACGGCTAGTTGGAGGGGCATTTCCTTCTGCCTGTATTGACAGATGTTATGTTGTTGTTAAGTTGGAAAATTTTctggctgctgggtggttcatTCGGTCTTGGATCGAATCCGGACCATGCCGGTTCACTATTGCTGCACATTTGTATGGGGCTGTGGGACAGTTCAGTCGGTTTGGGGTCCGTCTTTCAACTCTCTCCAGTGATCCCCGCTGGTCGATCGGGGGCTCATGGACTGCATGTCAAAGAGCTGCGTGTGAATTTTTGTTCTCCGGTTCGTGTGAATTTTTGTTCTCCGGTTCCACTCTGTATGAGCTTGGCTTTTGTATCTGCggtatgaaaagaagcagctggtgacactacatgttttggaggagaaccacaCCACAACTGCCTGCACTCTACCGGAGTTGCAGCAGGATTTGCTGCTGTTGTGGCAGACAATCAGACATTCCAGACCAGTGTGGGATTGGACATGTTCAGCCCCAcattgggtgccaaatttatgaagaacaaatgttttatttttttaaatttgcattgtATCCAAGACTTTTTTGCAAGAACGTACACTGCATTGTTTACTCTTATGGGTTTGAAATAGGTAAACAAAGAGGCCTTCATGAGCAGTTTCAAATGTCAAATAACATTCTGTACCAAGTTAAATACACTCTACAACAGGctttataaattattaataacatgttaataaagtaatatttgcGTGTTTATTTTTAGAACATAAGAAAACATGCTGATATGAATGAGTCTTTCATTCGCTGTAGGTTTGTCAACTGACTGGTGAATATCCTACAGTATCAGAGTCATATtctgtacattcatttttatatggcctgtgtttgtgttggatgATTTTGTTTCGCATTGTTAGTTTATGTGCTGCTTATTCCAATACTATCTTGCTATTTTTTCAACAGATATGAGTGCCCTGCTGGCTGCCTACAGAGCAGAATGAAAGTAATAGGAAGTGCATACTATGACATGGTAAGCCCACTTTAAATGTACATGACTTTTCCTCAGTAGTTTTGAAGTAACTACCTTGGGCTGGTTTCTGCAGTAGTATCAATATCTGTCAGGATAAAGCTGTTGTTAGGCTAGTCACATACAGAGCTCGTCTGATTGGCAGGGAGCTGTGCATGTAGTCATTTCCTGGGTAATGGAGTTTCATACCCTAACCCCTTCCTCTTCCCACAGCAATCCAGTATTTGCGGAGCTGGTATACATGCAGGGATTGTGGATAATGAAGGAGGGTGGCTGGACATCACAAGAGTAGGAAGAAAGGAACACTTTACGAAGTCCAACAAGAACGGGGTTCAGACTCTGGGGTAAGTGTATTTATATCTCTCATTTTATACCACCCGGTAGCGAACGCCATGCTCAATGTCAAACTCTGTGAAAGTAAAGCCTTTCTGCAACTGATATTACGCCAGAACCGTGATTAATtgctgtgtatttgtatgcGTATGCTGTAGTCTTGACTAGTTCTGTGGACAGTGCAAGTGACTATCAACTATGTTCGCGTAATATGGTAATCAATGGTCAACAGGCTTATGACAAATTTACTGTGATTACAGTAATGATTGTAAAAGCATTGTTAACTTCCTTCAACAGAAAATCAGAGAGTGCAAATTCCTTCACTGTGTCAAAAGTACCaggttagtgtttttttttaaggtttccaggcatcacagacacaaacatatcGCCTAATGTTCTCAGTAGTTACTGTTCTGCCCTTATGCTTATCCATGCAGTGAAAGCCATCACGTGCGAAACCACCGTTGCACAGTTGTGCCCCTTCAAAAAGCCGGTCAGGCACTGTCCAAGGTAAACCctggttttctttattttcaattcTGCAGGAgccttatttcattttcataatgatTATAAGTGGTTGCTGCCGTGTTATTGTAATGATACTACTGTGACTTTGATGTTTAAGAAACACTACTGTGGTGTAGCTGTGGCATTGTTTTGATACTGCTATGGCATTTATAGAACACATCAGTGATGCTGTTATGACATTGTTATGATACTGTTATACTGCTGCTATTGCATTTTTGGAATATAACTATTATGGTGCTATGACATATGACTGCTGTGCTTCTATTCCAGGCTATACTGTCCCCGAAACTGTCTCCAGATGACCTCCCAACACTCTAGAGTCATCGGAACTCGAGTTTATTCTGACGTAAGCGCAAACGCAAGAGTGACTGCAAACTGAATTAAGCCTATTgttcaaaaacatgttttgtctGTATTCATGTTGGTTTGGATAGGTTAGCTACTGAAGTGATGAATTAATCCACTGACTAATCAGTTCCCTCTCTTATGAAAGCTGCAGACCCCCAGGAATAATCAAGTACCCCCGGCTGAGACATCAAAGCATTACTTAATGATGTTTTGATTTTAAGAAAGCAAAATGTAAAGCACTGCTGATTAAACTGTGAGGCTGGAACTGGAAGTCCTAGGGCATGGTATTGGCCcagaatttacatttacaatgcaGCATCCAGCATAATTTAATAATCTGCAACATATGGAGTGTTGCATGTTTATCAGTAATTATAATACAGTCTATATTTAATCTTGAAAAATAATACGTGACAATCCAGGCAATTTACACTGAAGTAGCACCCTTAATAATGATTatacataatgtaatataataattagTGTCTCTGCGGTGCAGAGAAACATCCCACAGTCCTTTGTGAGAACTTGCGGGGTTCGTGCTCCTGCACTGTGCAAACATTCCGAAAGGCCGTGACCTCCACAGATCAGGtcagaaggggtggggggggggctcatagAACAACAACGGCGGCGGGCGGGGACAATGTGGCGGGAATCTGCTTTCCCACGACAGCAGAGTACACCGGAGCCCCTTCCTCAAAGCGTACGCGTCGGGTCCTCTTTCATAGACGCAAGCCGGCATTAGCTTTCCTTTCAGCGGTAGGACTAACGGCTCTCGGTGACAGCCTTTTGTCCTGCGTGCCGCAGCTCCCTGTCTGGGTCTTCTCTTCTGCCACGCCCGGCTGTAGCGCAGCCCCCAGGGGCGGAACCTGTCAGGCTAAACACCTAGCTCTgtgggagagagcgagtgacTGTCAGACGTTTCAGCAGGATGTAGAAGCAAAAAGGTTTCACAGAAATTGTGAAAAGGAGGTTGTGGGACCGTGGAAAGGAGGCTTGAATCCCAGGTGGGGGCACTGCGGTTGTACCCTCGGGCTAAAGAGTTTAACCTGAAATTGCCTCAGTAAATCCACGGAAAAGTGTCAGGGCCTCTGGAGTGAAGAATAAACTTgcagttgaaaaaataaaaaggacaaaaagTCCTTATAATGTGCAGAAATATTAAGGATTTTCAAGTTAATTTCTATCCATTCCTACATGTTTCTAAACAATTCTGCTTCGGTAAGTGTCCAGATGAATATGGGAtggagagcgtctgctaaatggctgtaatgtaatggatggtACAGAACATCAGCCTGAATAAGGACGTCTGGCCCAAATGAATTGATGTGAATAACCAATCACAATTACACGGAGTGCAGCCTTCGAGGTGCCTTACAGTGACATTTAAGAACATAAACAGTGACTCCTTTTAAAAGTGATTCATGTTTCGGAAGCTTATTTTCATTGTAGTTTCTCCTCTGACAGGCAGCGATGACAGGTTGTTATATCTGACTTAGAAGACTGGTGCAGGAGAAATCATTTGTCTGTGCATAACTAAGACTTTAACTTGCCAGCAAAGCAGCTAAAAACAGTGTCcatttattcatattaaaatgaTGCGAAGAGATCATTTGTTATatgctcttttttaaattggctTCTGTGGGAAATAACAGTGCACAATTTGCTTTCGAGCGTGTCCCTTCAAGTGCATCCTTGTAAGAAAGATGCCTAGTTACTGTTGCCATAGTAGAATTGGTATTAGGATTATTTTTGCTTGGACCTTagttaaccccacccccaactcccccaccaacacacacacacacacacacacacactgtttaacTTCCTGTGTTTGCTGAACAGAAATCCAGCATCTGCCGGTCAGCCATCCATGCAGGGGTCGTACAGAATGACTCAGGGGGATACTTGGATGTCATGCCTGTGGACAGGAGGAGACAGTACATTTCCACCCACCAGAACGGGGTCTCCTCGGAGAGGTACAGACAAGCGGTCATGGAGTAGTTCCACACTGGGAGGGATAATCATTTAAAGGCTGTCACTTGTTTCATTTCCCTGGTTTGTTTTGAGTAGACTTTTCCAGGAATGTCTCTAAAATTCCCCATTCAGGTCAGGGAATTTTCCTGTTTACCCTATTTGTCCCtttagcatttctgtttttttccttttccccatgGAAAACCCACTACTTTGTCCAGTGCTTTAAGACAATACAAGAGTATACAATGCAATAAATCcattttcattgattgattgattgattggttgactgatCAGAAGACTGCAATCTCTGTTGCAATGATATCCACATGCTGAACATCATTTGAAGAATGTAGTTCACGTgctttgtgtgtaatgtgctaCAGTTTGCTGGGACATTGTGCAGATGTGGCTAATCTTAGCTCTCATTCTTCCCCTCAGCATACGGAATCCTTCAGTGGGCAAAGCGTTCCGAGTCTTTGCGGTCATTTGAACTCGAGCCGCAAGGACCCCTGCATTGCAAGGACCCCTTGAAGAGGTGCTCATTGTACTGCCTGCTTTTCCATGCATTTCTGACCATGCTGCACTGAAATCGGGACCCATTATTGATTTAATCATGTACATTCAAAAACGCCAGGGAAGAAACTTGACAATTATAGACTACAGGTCAGAAAAAATGGGAAGTTACTCTGTTCACGGCCATTTGCCCTTTTCCAACCAGCCAGAGCTTGTGAAATATTGTGAactttgtaaattttatgtacataacattccattttgtaaataatgttaTCTGTTTTGTTTAATGAGCATGTGGCCTGTGTCtggtttgcaaaaaaatatttgctgaaAGTCAGTAATCTTAATTGTACATTTAAGCACTTAAAGAAAGGTTTCCTTCATAGTGGCCAACCTGTCACAAAACTCTACCTGTTCAGAGATACCTGTGTTCCTGAAAAAGTGCTTCAGCATGTGACAGAATTTAGGATTTGTTTCATAACTTTAAGAAATGGAAGTTattatatctttatttttatatgtatttttataagtATTATTCTGTACAAATTTGCTGCTAACTCTTGTGATGTATTTCAGAACAGACTTCTACAGAATCTGTTACTTTAAAAGCCTGGCAGGCCAGGAACTACAGTTCTACAGGAAAGTTATTCAGAGGGAGCATTAATAAAGCGCACACCTTCACCATCGGACAGTGGTAAAATGATCTGTATGAGCATTAGTCATCATATAATAATGGAAATTATAATTTATCATATTAgtggaaaatgttattttaaattaaaaatgtattgtgcttGAAACTGGAAAATTTATTCATTCACCTTGTAGGCTTCTGCTGTTTCATAAAATATCAGGAGAAATCTGTTTCCCTTTGGTCTCTGCAATTAGTCACATGTACTATGGACAGTACTACCTCACTTGATTAGAAAAGCTTTGTTTCATATGCAATaaagtttcttttaaaaacatttgtgctCATTGTCCAATGTTCAATGTGAATATTTTGCAACTGCATCCTCTATCAATGATGGACTGATCTTGACCCATGAAAATGTTGTTTGCTACGGGAATGTGTTATGATTGGTTAAAATCCTGACTGGCTCCATCATTGTGGGATTCCGACAGTCTTACCTTGGAATTCAAGTTCCAATTTAGTCAGTGGCCAGTTGATTCAAAAGGGTCCTCATCTCATAATGACCTATTTCCACATCACCCGTGTTACAGAATGCCCTCaaataagatgttttttttttttttttttaaatccttgcATTGAGTAATGACCACAATATGTGTTCTCTAATATTAGCATTTAGttgatttttttcttgcctAATTCATCCCTTGATACTAAATACAAGCGTGAGCAGAAGACTTAGAATTTATAATGTTTTACTTTcaagcatttttttctcccctttatTATTGTTCATAAGTAAATGCAATTTTGCTGAATTGCTTTGGCTGATTCATGTGCCTGTGAGTTCCTGTTTCTAAGATTACCCCTAGTTCTTTGCCATGGTTCATTCAATACTTAATGCACTGGGATCAACTGTcaaaattttcaataaaacgggaaatatttaaaataataatgattaaagattaaaaaaatgaatttgctgtcCATGCAGTAGGAAGGATATTCGCAGAGTGTGCCTCATATGTTAAAATACTTAACTCCGCTCTTTGGCTGTACACCAGCTGAACAGACAAAGggcagcattgtgtgtgtgtgctgatttaAATCTCCTCTCTCTGGATGTGGTGCCCCATATCCTGGCAAAGATGCAACCCTGCTGGAGGGAAAATTCCTGCACTACACTTTGATCCTCTCGGACACACCCTGACAAAGCCCTATTGGTGAGAATCTGAATTTGACGTGCTCTTTCCTGTTGTCACCACACCCTACTGTACTATTTATTTGTTGCATTCTCCTTTGGGCTTACAGCATCCGTTTTGCTCTTTGTCCGTCTGCGCAGCTGAAGCAGCTGTGGTTTGCGTGTGGCGTTGTGCAAAGGGAACAGTGGAAGTGCCCCATTTGCAacctgaacctgcaaccctcgTCCTTTGGGAGGGGTTCTACATTAAACAGCTGTGCTGGTTTTTATTACCTGCATATTTATTGCAATAGAGGCTGAAGCTGGCTAAGTGCCAGGTCCACCACGACTCGTTAGTTTGGTGAGATGGTGTAATGTTCTGTTGCTCTTTGGAGAGCTCCAAGCCCACACTGTAAAGTCAGTGATAGTGGTTTGGCCAGCAGCCCCGCAGCTACAGCCAGTAATGCATTGTCCTGATGGACTGCCAGCCACGGAGTGGGAGGAATTCAGCTGgcgcagatttaaaaaaaaaaaaaaaagactggttaAAGGACTGAACTTGAAGCCAAAATGTGGCAGTTTCAAATCTCAAGTGAGACACTGCTCCTGTACCTTGCAGCGAGATTGCATCACAaatcatataaatacatataaccACAGTGATTATATTGTTGTTGGCGTCACACAAAGCAACATGGTGGTGCTGGGTCCATATTGTTGGATCTGAAGTCTACGGTCTGGGTGCAGTCCAGTCTCTCCCAACCTGACAGGTGACCCGATGTGCAGGGTGCATCAACTGGGGAGCCGTCTTGATGGCGTCAGGCTAGTACGGACAGCATTGCCgaggggagtgagggaggcATGCGTCAGACCCCTGTCAAAATtcacagggctgtgctgtagatgggggggggggggacctgctGGACACGGAGCCTAAATGTGTGGTAGGAGCCCTGCTCCTGTCGGCCTCCAGTATCCCCACAAAGACCTCTGCCGCAGTTCCCAGCCAAGCGCGCGATCTGATAGGACAGCTTCATGCCAGCGTCACACCCCCGTTGCTGCATAATGGCGCGTAATGCACCTAATGACATAATTCCCTTTGCTCTGCCCTGGATGATTCCAGAATCCCTCCCATTCATTGAGTGCACAGTTCTAGAGTCCTCTACATTCAAGATGCTGCCCATTTAGTGGCACAATGGCTATGGAATCCAGAAAATTCCGACATCCAGCCCTTCAACAATTATTGGGGCCACTGGGGTCTGTTCTCGCGCTGCTGTGAATGGACCCAAGCAGGTGTGAATGAGGTTAAATGACGCTCTATTGCACAGCTTGGTGGAGCATGCCAAATGGTCTGGGGTCATGGCTTGAACTCTCCACGGGCATTTATCACAGTTACCATAGTATTGGCAAAACATAACATTTGTGTTATAAAGACTGCAGTCactttaaaaagcatatttttctgGCTGAACCATGCTGCTTTCCTGATTATGAGAGTCAAATGTCttaatgatattttaaaagtgACAGTTTATTTCACTGATATGTATACAGTAAAACACAGAATCATTAACATGTAAAAGTACTTGCGTATTCCCAAAACTATCATGACATCGTACGCAGTATAGAATGCATCGACctgaaaatatttgttgtaGTTTGTGCTTCAAGCACAGGTGAGTAAAAATGTCACTCTACTGCTTTTCTTGTAGAGATctgaattttatatttgaacaaTCTGTATTGTTTAACTTCTTGGTTTAACCCACCTGTTAAGACTAAACTTGACTTCGCAAGAGACCCCTAAAGAGACACcgttaggcttaatattcattTCGCCTAATCAGAGTTTGAGCCATATCGGACGAGGAACAGCCGCTCTGTGCTGCTTGCCAGGTTAACTCTATCCTGTTTGCGTAACCTCGGTGGAAGCAAAGTCGATTTCCGACGCTCGGCGCTAATGCGCTGTGACGCGGCTCGTGCGTTTTTCCTCTCGAGCGCTTTTAGTGCGGAGTAAGCACCACTTCGACTACGGTTGCCAGGAGaagtttttttacatttttttctctgggGTCACAGGGAAAACCTCCG
This region of Anguilla rostrata isolate EN2019 chromosome 8, ASM1855537v3, whole genome shotgun sequence genomic DNA includes:
- the crispld1b gene encoding cysteine-rich secretory protein LCCL domain-containing 1b; this encodes MKCWPWYWQRGIAALLFISQTIIAMVIPNSTHLEAILEKYLDEDGEWAVPKPRGRRAITESDMHLILDLHNKLRGQVYPQASNMEYMVWDSELERSAEAWAHECRWEHGPASLLSQIGQNLGAHWGRDRPPTFHVQAWYDEVRDFSFPYPQECDPYCPYRCHGPVCTHYTQLVWATSNRIGCAINVCYNMNVWGMIWAKAVYLVCNYSPPGNWWGHAPYKHGSPCSACPPSYGGRCRENLCYRDDGMGRHYHPPETEETNYIEPEVPRTPEPRLGAHSPTAPPKDRAERKEVVSTRQMSQQVTCEAKLRDKCKGTTCNRYECPAGCLQSRMKVIGSAYYDMQSSICGAGIHAGIVDNEGGWLDITRVGRKEHFTKSNKNGVQTLGKSESANSFTVSKVPVKAITCETTVAQLCPFKKPVRHCPRLYCPRNCLQMTSQHSRVIGTRVYSDKSSICRSAIHAGVVQNDSGGYLDVMPVDRRRQYISTHQNGVSSESIRNPSVGKAFRVFAVI